CCTCAAAGGGAAACCAGTGGTCACGTTCACTAAAGAAGAGCATGATATGCTTGCGGAGACATGTAGGTGGACGCTGATAGGGAAGTTTGAACGAAGCAGACCCCAAATCGACCAAATCCGGGCTGACTTTGCCAAAATTGTCCCGACAAAAGGACATGTTAAAATTGGGGCAAAAGATAGAAAACAGGTCTTCATCGATATGGAAAATGAAGATGACTACAACACCATAATTTCTTACAATTTCATCCAGTTGGGAGAAGATAACAATATGGCAATTCAAAGATGGACCACTGATTTTAAGCCTAATGTTTCATCTACTCTAGCTCCAGTGTGGATTAATCTTCCGGACCTCCCGTGGCATTATTACGAATGGGCCGCTTTGTGTCGTATAGTTGAACCGATTGGTAACCCCATTGTAATGGACAAAGCCACCCAGTCCAAGACCCGACCAACCACGGCCAAACTCCGTGTGGAAATTGATCTTCTGAAACCTCTGCTCACCAATATTCAAGTGGCCATAAGGAATTCTGAAGGACAAGTCAATACCTTTAACCAAAAGATTGAATACGAAACACTGCCCACATTTTGTCAATATTGCAGAACCCAAGATCACTCCCAAAAGAAATGCAAGAGAACTATTCTTGACCCTCAATGAGGAAACCAAATTAAAGACAAGCCGACTACGAGAAACTTCAAAGCCAAAAGGAAATCAGAAAGGAGTATCAACCCAACAAAAGGGAAATGCAAGCTATCCATATGGAAGCCACAACCTCAG
This sequence is a window from Solanum stenotomum isolate F172 unplaced genomic scaffold, ASM1918654v1 scaffold31451, whole genome shotgun sequence. Protein-coding genes within it:
- the LOC125852000 gene encoding uncharacterized protein LOC125852000, which encodes MHYKGALGGRVQGYEKNKIKLQPRKHEILKGKPVVTFTKEEHDMLAETCRWTLIGKFERSRPQIDQIRADFAKIVPTKGHVKIGAKDRKQVFIDMENEDDYNTIISYNFIQLGEDNNMAIQRWTTDFKPNVSSTLAPVWINLPDLPWHYYEWAALCRIVEPIGNPIVMDKATQSKTRPTTAKLRVEIDLLKPLLTNIQVAIRNSEGQVNTFNQKIEYETLPTFCQYCRTQDHSQKKCKRTILDPQ